GCCGCGGCTGTTGGGGCCTGGCCGCCGGCGTGACCAGGTGCGCAGGTGTTCATTACCGACCCCGCGATGGTGCTTCTCCTGATTCGCGCAATCCGGCGTGGGCGGCAGGCTGGCTCGCATGGCCACGATTCCTGCTGCTTCGTTCGAAAGCGAGCCCGCGCCGCAGCGCCGGATCGGGCGCGCGGCGCGGCTGCACCGGGTCACGATCGCGACGGCCGGGCACCAGCCGCATTTCGGCGACTGGGCATTGTCGGCGGAAGCGTGCCGGGTCATGGCGGCACCGGCGCAGTGGCAACGCTCGCAGCTGATCGCCTGGGTGTTGATGCCCGACCATTGGCACGGGCTGGTGGCGCTCGGCGGCTTTGATGATCTTGGTGCCTGCATCAGGCGGCTGAAGCTGCGCAGCGAGCGGGTGCTGGCCGCACGCCATCCCGGCCTGGCCGGGTTGTGGGCATGCGACTTTGACGCCGCGCGCGTGAACGACGAACTGGTCGCCGCGCGCCGCCTGGTCATGACCCCGGTGCGCGCCGGTCTCGTGACGCGCGTCGGCGATTACCCGTTCTGGGACGCGCGCTGGCTGAACGACCGCAGCTACGCGGCTTCGTCGCCCGGAGCGGTGGCGACCACCAGCCAGTTGTTGAACGGCGTGTTGCCGTACAGCGGGGTGAAACTGGAGGTCAGCCCCGCGGCGTCGAAGCGTAGGCGCAGCTCGTCTGGATCCGGATAGGAGCGCGGCCCGGCATTCATCCAGCCGATCGCACGGGAAAACACGTCCACGCCGCGGGTAATGCGGGCGCGCCGGCTGCCGTCATCCAGTCCCGTACGGATCACCAGCCGCGCGCCGGGGACGAGCATGGCGAGGGCGGCATCCAGGGTCCGCTGCTGGGCGTCAGGCGAAAGGAACTGCAGGACATCCAGGATGGCCACGCTGCCCCGGTGGCGGGGAAGTGCGGCGGCCAGGTCCAGACATTCGAAAGTCACGTTGTCGAGGCTCCGCCGACCCGCGGCCCGGGTTGCGCCGAGGATCTTGCCGGCGTCGTTGTCCACGCCGCGGTACGCCAGCGCGATGCTGTCCGCGCGCAGCGCATGGGCGAGCAGGCCCAGCCCGCACCCCAGGTCCAGCAACGGCTGCGTGCTGCCGCGCAGTGCCGCGCAGACACCCGGATACAACGGGTCGCTGCGCAGCTTGGCCAGGCTGTAGTGGTAGTCCCAGTGCTGGCGGAAGCCACGTTCCGGGGCGAATGCACCCGCGATCGCGCGCGCCTGGTCAGCCGAGAGGGGCGCGCCAGTGACGGCCATCAGCGCGGGGTGATCCCGCCGGTTTCCGCATCGGGCACGACTTCCCGGTTTGCATCCGGTCTCGCACCCAGCATTTGCGCGACCACCGGGAAGGCCGCCTCGGCCCACAGCGCGTACATCGCCTGCGACGGATGCAGGCCGTCATCGACCAGCATGGCCACATCGCCGCCGCGCTCCCGGCTGAGCGGCGTGATATCGACAAAGGCGACACCGTGGCGGGCGCACAAGTCCGCCGCCGCGGCGTTGTACTGGTCGATCTCGTCGGCGATCTGCGTCGCGTCGCGGCCCTGGGCGGTGGCGAAGGCGGTCACGCCCCAATCCGGAATCGACAACACCAGCACCCGGTCGGGGCGATCTCCGGCCAATGCGATCGCACGTTTGAGCAGTGCCTGGAACTCGCCGCGGTAGTCGGCGACGCTGCGTCCGCGATACTGGTTGTTGACCCCGATCAGCAGCGAGACGAGCTCCCAGCGCCCGAGCGGCTCGGCGAGATCCATCGCGGTGGACAGCTCGTCGGTGGTCCAGCCGGTGGTGGCGATGATCCGCGGCGGGCCGACGGGGAACCCGTCAGCAGCCAGAAGCCCGGCCAGCAACGCCGGCCAGCGCCCGTCCTCCGCCACGCCCTCACCGATGGTGTAGCTGTCGCCGAGGGCGAGCCAGCGGAGCGCGTCGGCCGTGCGCGCCGACATTCAGGCCACCGCGACTCGCGACGCAGGCTCGGCAACCGCCTCGGCCTGCACCGCGCGACCGCGCTCGGCGGACCGGTCCAGCACGCGCTCAATGCGCCGGAACACCTCGGCCAACTGCGCCGCTTCCGGCAACAGGGTGATGCGGAAATGGTTGCGGTACACCACGTTGAAGCTGGAACCGGGCACGACCAGCACGTCTTCGGTTTCCAGCAGCTCCAGCGCGAAGGCGTGGTCGTCGAAACCCACGGCCGCCGCGCCGACGACCGCCGGGAACGCGAACATCGAGCCGCCGGGCGCCACCAGTTGCATGTGCGCGCTGGCGGCGACACCCTCGATCACGGCCTGGCGCGCGGCGTGCAGGCGACCGCCGGGCGCGCACAGCGCCGATATGGTGTCCGCCCCATGCAGCGCGGCATGGATCGCCAGCTGGCCGGGGACGTTGGAACACAGGCGCAGCGCACCCAGCAGGTCCATCGCGTGGTGGAAGTCGCCGGTGCGGGCAGGATCGCCGGAAAGCACCGCCCAGCCGACCCGCCATCCGCAGGCACGGTGGACCTTGGACAGCCCGCCAAACGACAGACACGGCACGTCGCCGGCCAGCGGCGCCAGCGGCTGGAAGGTCGCGCCGTCGTACAGTATCGAGTCGTAGATCTCGTCGCACATCAGCAGCAGCCCATGGCGGGCGGCGATGTCGACAATCTGCTCCAGCAGTGCGCGCGGGTAGGTCGCGCCGGTCGGATTGTTGGGATTGATCAGCACGATCGCGCGGGTGCGCGGGGTGATCAGCGCCTCGATCCCGGCCGGATCGGGCATGAACGCGTTTTCCGGCGCGCAGGTGTAATACACCGGACGGCCGTCGTTGAGGATGGTCGAGGCCGACCACAACGGGTAGTCCGGCGACGGCAGCAGCACCTCGTCCCCGGGATTGAGCAGCGCGCGCAGCGACAGGTCGATCAGCTCGCTGACGCCGTTGCCGATGAACACCTGGTCCGCGGTCACGTCGGTGCCACGGTCGCGATGGAACGCGGCGATCGCCTCGCGCGCGGCGGGAAGGCCCTGCTGGTGGGTGTAGGGATCTGTGCCCGAAATGCCTTCGGTGATCGCGCGCTGCAGGTGCTCGGGCGCGCGGAATCCAAACGCTCCGGGGTTGCCGATATTGAGCTTGATCAGCGTCCGGCCCTGGCTTTCCAGGTCGCGCGCACGGCGGGCGAGCTCGCCCCGGATCTCGTAGCGCACTTCGGACAGGCGGGCACGGGTCTGCAGGCGGTTTGACGACATTCTGATGGGGAACAGCGACGTAGGGGCCGCCAGCGTAGCCGATTCGCCGCCAGCGGACAGCCGCGTGCATGCCGGATTCGCCCCTTCGCTATGTAGAATCGCGGCATGGAACGGTGCCCGCCTCTTGCATGAACGATAACCACGCCCTGCAGGCGATCGGTTGGCCTTTGGACGAGCACGGCCGGCCCGCCGTCGCAGCGTGGCGCGAAATGCTGGAGGATTTCCCCACCGCATACCCCGCGCGGGTGGTGGAACAGCACCGCACGGGTTACGTGGTTGCGGTTGGGCCTGAGGAAGGCGTCGCCGTCGAATCGCCGCCGCACTGGCAGCGCGCGCCCAGCTACAAAAAGGGAGCTACCCCGACCGAGCAGCGCGCCGGCGTCGGCGACTGGGTGCTGGTGGAGCCCGCGCCCGAGGATGCGATCGTCACCAAGGACCAGATCGTCGCCCTGCTGCCCCGGCGCACCGCGATCAAGCGTGGCGCCGCCGGCGAGCACTACAAACAGCAGTTGATCGCCGCCAACGTGGACACGGTGTTTGTGGTGTGCGGGCTGGACTCGGACTTCAACCCGCGCCGGATCGAGCGCTACCTGCTGCTGATCAGCGGCAGCGGCGCCGTCCCCGTGGTGGTGCTGACCAAGCTCGACCAGGCCGATGACGTGCCCGGCTCTCTGGAGGCGCTGATCGACCTGGCCGCGCAGGACGTACCTGTGCGCGCGGTCAACGCGCTCGACCCCGACAGCGTCGCCAGCCTCAACCCGTGGCTGCGGCCGGGCACGACCGCCGTGCTGGTGGGCAGTTCCGGCGCCGGCAAATCGACCCTGACCAACACCCTGGTCGGCAGCGAACGCATGAAGACCGGCGCGGTGCGCGAGAGCGACGAGCGCGGCCGCCACACCACCACCCATCGCGCGCTGATCCCGCTGGAAAGTGGCGCCTGCCTGATCGATACCCCCGGCATGCGCGAGCTCAAGCCGACCGGCGAGGAGGACGTGGCCGAGAACTTCAGCGACATCGATGCGTTGGGGGCGAACTGCCGGTTCCGCGACTGCCGCCACGCCAGCGAGCCGGGCTGCGCGATCCGCGCTGCGATCGAGGACGGCAAGCTGGACCCGCGCCGCTTCGCCAACTACGTGAAGTTGCAGGACGAAGTCGCCGGCGCCGCCGACAAGCTGGCCGAGCGGCAGACCCAGCATGCCGCCGCGACAACCAATGGAACCGCTGCGCCACCCGCGTCCGCCCGCCCGACGCGCAAGCCGGTGGAGAAAGCACCCGGAAAACCGTCGCGGCAACGACCGCGGATCGACGATGACTACGGCGAGGACTGAGCCCGACATCGTCCATCACGCCGCGCTGGATGTGCGCATGGTGCAGGCCGCACGCGGGATCAAGGTGCTGACGCTGGCCAGTTGGCCGGCCAAGCACGGCGCGAGCTTCCTCGCCGACCATGCCCGCGGCGTGACCCGGCTGCCGCATGTGGACTACCCGCAACACGACTTCCGCGAGGCGCGCGCCGAGTTGGCCGCGATTGCGCGCGAAGCGGACGCCAGCCACCCGCTCGGCCAATACCTGATCGACGCGACCGCCAGCTGGGATACCGCTGCCCGCCTGTGCGAAGCCCTGGGCACGGCCGCGGTCAGTGACCTATCGCAACAGCTCTACGGCAGCGTGGACGGCCCGCTGCCCGGCAACGGCCCCAGCGCCCGCGTGGCGGCGCAGCACTTCATCGCGATCGCCGACCAGTTCGACCATGAGCTGGCCTCCCCCGCCGAGCAGGTGGAGATTTCCGCCACCGCCCTGCAACTGCAGCTGCAGCGCGATCTGGACGACTACTTCAACGAGCGGTTGATCGAGGTGGTGCTCGACCCGGACCTGATCGCCAAGGCCGCGGCCGGCGCGACCCGGATCCGCCTGCGCACCAGCGCCGCCTTCACCGACTACGACCGCCAGCAACTGCTGCAGCACGAAGCCTTCGTCCACTCGCTCAGCGCCCTCAACGGCCGCGAGCAACCGGTGCTGGGCAGCCTCGCGCTGGCGTCGCCGCGCGCGACCGCGACCCAGGAAGGCATGGCGACCTTCGCCGAACAGATCACCGGCAACATCGACATCGCGCGCATGAAGCGCCTGAGCCTGCGCATCGAGGCCATCGCCTGCGCCCTGGACGGCGCGGATTTCATCGAGGTATTCCGGCTGTTCCTGGACGCCGGCCAGAGTCCGCACGAGGGATTCGCCTCCGCCCAGCGCGTGTTCCGCGGCGTGCCGACCACCGGTGGCCACGCCTTCACCAAGGACACCGTCTACCTGCGCGGCCTGATCGGCGTGCACACGTTCTTCCGCTGGGCCCTGCGCCGGCAGCAACTGTGCCTGTGCCGCTGGCTGTTCGCCGGCAAGATGACACTGGGGGACGTGCAGCGGCTCGCGCCCATGTTTGAATCCGGCGTGCTGGTGCCCCCGCGCTGGTTGCCCAGTTGGGTGGCGCGGGCGAATGGACTGGGTGGAATGCTTGCGTTCTCGCTGTTCGCGAATCAGATCCGGCTGGATACGATCGACGATACGGATTTTGCGGATATTTAGCCAAATGTCCTGACTGATTGGATCAGCGGACGCGTGCCGGAAAAGCTTTAGATTGCCCATTGCTTGAGCGCGTCACTCCCATCCGGCTCACGCACCGCCTTTAGCGCGCCAATTATTCTATACTTCAGCGACTCGACTATCCGTCCGCGACTCAGTGCGACTCTTGCCAAGCCCGGATAACCAAGCAAATTACCAAAAGCCACTGCGTTCAAAAAACATGCTTCCGCAGTATCCAGATTCCTCCGCCGCCCGAGACCCTGAAAATTAATGTTGCCAAGTGCGAGCCAAGCTGAGGCGCAATTTGAATTCTCTGCCAGGAAAGAGAAACACTCAAATGCCCTTGAGTAATCACGCACCATCTCGGGGCCGGACAGGGTTATTCGACCGATGGCCATCCATGAGTCCGCGGAAGACGACTTAACAACGCTTTCTTCGTAAAAAAGCAGTGCTTTGGAAATATTCGGATGAATATCGCCGGCTCCGAACTCATAAATTAGACCTAGAACACCGTCAGCGTGCCCATCCCCTTCTTTAGACAGCAATTCCAACTTTTTAACCGCCAAGTCAACGCTGCCGAATTTCAGCATAGAAATAGCATGCTGAAAAGCCTCGATGTTTTTACGTGAATCAGTCAAGGCGAAATGCTCTTTCGCCCTGCGCGATCCCTTGCTTCCCTTCCTGAATTGCTTCGATCCCAGTGGCAAAAGGCCGCCTTCTGATCGTAACTAGGCTCGAACGGCTCCCGATAGCCGTCTTCAAAATCCAACGATGCGGCAGCATTAAATTTAGATTGGCCCAAGTTTATACCGCTGTCGCCGTCCGCAGCCACAGGATCTACGCTCAGGAATCTCCCAATGACAGGATCGCAATAACGCTGCTGCATGTACGTCAGTCCCGTCGCGGCATCCTGCACGTGCCGGGTATGCCCCGGCCCATCGCTGAGCGCCGATGTCAGCTGCGCGCCGTACGGTTCGTACTCGCGGCGCTCAATGATGTTGCGGTTGACATCCGTCACCGCCACCACGCTGCCCAAAGCGTCGGTGTGGATATAGTGCACGGTTTGCGCGCCGAGCGGCGCAGCGATCGTGAGCAACATCAACGCCAGAGTTATCCCGGCGGCGACCCAACAAGTGTTTTCTCGGGTAATCATCGTCTGCAATCCTTGCGTCAGTAGGAGTAGGCCGGCGCAGACCACGCCGAACACGAGTGGGCGTTCAGGCGCGTACGGCATACGGGTTGGCGCAACCGGCATCCCATATGAACTTGTTCATGCTCCCGCTGCAAATGACATGTGCTGGGATGACGCTGCTGAGATCGTAGTTGGTTGCGCCTGACGAGTGGTTCCACGAAATATCGCACCGCTCCGAACTCCACTCCTTAACGGTGAGCCCCGTAGGCACCGCTGGCGGCGGGGGCGCCACCACAACCGACTTGATCGCCGAGTAGCCACCGCGGCCACCGGCGTTGCAGGCACGGCCACGGTACTGGGAGGTGCCGCTGGCCTTGCCCGAAAGGGCCGTACCTAGCTCGCGCTCGGCGCAAGCCCCTGTGCGTCGAGTTCAACGCCGCTCCCCTCCTGGATCTCGCCGATAACCGACTTGAACAGACTGATGAATTCCTCGGCCGCCTTGGATGGCCGGCGATCTTCCAGGAATACGCAGTCGACGTTGAACCGGATCGGCGGCGCGAAGGGTCGGAACGCCACGCCGTGGTGGACGGAGGCGCGTGCGGTGAACTCGTCCACCACGGTCATCCCGGCGCCGTGGCTGGTGAGCGCGGCCGCGGTGTAAAAGGTCTGGTTGGAAACCACTTCATGGACCTCGACTTTTCGCCTCGCCATCTCGCGGGCCAGTGCGTCGCCCACCGGGCCGCTGGCGGTCATGCCGACCACGTCGCGTCCGTCCAGCAGGGACAGCGATACCGAATCGCCCACGTCCGGGATGTCTCCGTGCTGGAACAGCAGCACCATC
The genomic region above belongs to Lysobacter avium and contains:
- a CDS encoding class I SAM-dependent methyltransferase, whose translation is MAVTGAPLSADQARAIAGAFAPERGFRQHWDYHYSLAKLRSDPLYPGVCAALRGSTQPLLDLGCGLGLLAHALRADSIALAYRGVDNDAGKILGATRAAGRRSLDNVTFECLDLAAALPRHRGSVAILDVLQFLSPDAQQRTLDAALAMLVPGARLVIRTGLDDGSRRARITRGVDVFSRAIGWMNAGPRSYPDPDELRLRFDAAGLTSSFTPLYGNTPFNNWLVVATAPGDEAA
- a CDS encoding SGNH/GDSL hydrolase family protein; protein product: MSARTADALRWLALGDSYTIGEGVAEDGRWPALLAGLLAADGFPVGPPRIIATTGWTTDELSTAMDLAEPLGRWELVSLLIGVNNQYRGRSVADYRGEFQALLKRAIALAGDRPDRVLVLSIPDWGVTAFATAQGRDATQIADEIDQYNAAAADLCARHGVAFVDITPLSRERGGDVAMLVDDGLHPSQAMYALWAEAAFPVVAQMLGARPDANREVVPDAETGGITPR
- a CDS encoding aminotransferase class I/II-fold pyridoxal phosphate-dependent enzyme, with protein sequence MSSNRLQTRARLSEVRYEIRGELARRARDLESQGRTLIKLNIGNPGAFGFRAPEHLQRAITEGISGTDPYTHQQGLPAAREAIAAFHRDRGTDVTADQVFIGNGVSELIDLSLRALLNPGDEVLLPSPDYPLWSASTILNDGRPVYYTCAPENAFMPDPAGIEALITPRTRAIVLINPNNPTGATYPRALLEQIVDIAARHGLLLMCDEIYDSILYDGATFQPLAPLAGDVPCLSFGGLSKVHRACGWRVGWAVLSGDPARTGDFHHAMDLLGALRLCSNVPGQLAIHAALHGADTISALCAPGGRLHAARQAVIEGVAASAHMQLVAPGGSMFAFPAVVGAAAVGFDDHAFALELLETEDVLVVPGSSFNVVYRNHFRITLLPEAAQLAEVFRRIERVLDRSAERGRAVQAEAVAEPASRVAVA
- the rsgA gene encoding ribosome small subunit-dependent GTPase A, encoding MNDNHALQAIGWPLDEHGRPAVAAWREMLEDFPTAYPARVVEQHRTGYVVAVGPEEGVAVESPPHWQRAPSYKKGATPTEQRAGVGDWVLVEPAPEDAIVTKDQIVALLPRRTAIKRGAAGEHYKQQLIAANVDTVFVVCGLDSDFNPRRIERYLLLISGSGAVPVVVLTKLDQADDVPGSLEALIDLAAQDVPVRAVNALDPDSVASLNPWLRPGTTAVLVGSSGAGKSTLTNTLVGSERMKTGAVRESDERGRHTTTHRALIPLESGACLIDTPGMRELKPTGEEDVAENFSDIDALGANCRFRDCRHASEPGCAIRAAIEDGKLDPRRFANYVKLQDEVAGAADKLAERQTQHAAATTNGTAAPPASARPTRKPVEKAPGKPSRQRPRIDDDYGED
- a CDS encoding flavohemoglobin expression-modulating QEGLA motif protein, translating into MTTARTEPDIVHHAALDVRMVQAARGIKVLTLASWPAKHGASFLADHARGVTRLPHVDYPQHDFREARAELAAIAREADASHPLGQYLIDATASWDTAARLCEALGTAAVSDLSQQLYGSVDGPLPGNGPSARVAAQHFIAIADQFDHELASPAEQVEISATALQLQLQRDLDDYFNERLIEVVLDPDLIAKAAAGATRIRLRTSAAFTDYDRQQLLQHEAFVHSLSALNGREQPVLGSLALASPRATATQEGMATFAEQITGNIDIARMKRLSLRIEAIACALDGADFIEVFRLFLDAGQSPHEGFASAQRVFRGVPTTGGHAFTKDTVYLRGLIGVHTFFRWALRRQQLCLCRWLFAGKMTLGDVQRLAPMFESGVLVPPRWLPSWVARANGLGGMLAFSLFANQIRLDTIDDTDFADI
- a CDS encoding tetratricopeptide repeat protein, translating into MTDSRKNIEAFQHAISMLKFGSVDLAVKKLELLSKEGDGHADGVLGLIYEFGAGDIHPNISKALLFYEESVVKSSSADSWMAIGRITLSGPEMVRDYSRAFECFSFLAENSNCASAWLALGNINFQGLGRRRNLDTAEACFLNAVAFGNLLGYPGLARVALSRGRIVESLKYRIIGALKAVREPDGSDALKQWAI
- a CDS encoding RHS repeat domain-containing protein encodes the protein MITRENTCWVAAGITLALMLLTIAAPLGAQTVHYIHTDALGSVVAVTDVNRNIIERREYEPYGAQLTSALSDGPGHTRHVQDAATGLTYMQQRYCDPVIGRFLSVDPVAADGDSGINLGQSKFNAAASLDFEDGYREPFEPSYDQKAAFCHWDRSNSGREARDRAGRKSISP